One window of the Candidatus Stygibacter australis genome contains the following:
- a CDS encoding TetR/AcrR family transcriptional regulator, translating to MSPKIVDKEEKKRGIIMAAMQVFSEKGVVKTKMADIAKAANIGKGTIYEYFKNKDDIFINLFEMHFSEIGNEAAQIMEKYDDPAEKLEQFVSQTVTSLLEGHYNFAQIMLDIWAEGIREHNEDINRVFNLEKIYQQYREVIIQILQDGIERGIFKAMDTTFTASLFIGALDGILLQWLMQKDLFDTATLADNFMNIFINGIKKR from the coding sequence ATGAGCCCGAAAATAGTGGATAAAGAAGAGAAGAAACGGGGAATTATAATGGCTGCCATGCAGGTATTTTCCGAAAAAGGTGTGGTGAAAACAAAAATGGCAGATATTGCCAAAGCCGCAAATATCGGTAAAGGCACGATCTATGAATACTTTAAGAACAAGGATGATATCTTTATCAATCTGTTTGAAATGCATTTTTCAGAAATCGGGAATGAAGCAGCTCAGATTATGGAAAAATATGATGACCCTGCTGAAAAATTAGAACAATTTGTTTCTCAGACAGTCACTTCACTATTAGAAGGTCATTATAATTTTGCACAGATCATGCTGGATATTTGGGCAGAAGGTATCAGAGAGCACAATGAGGACATCAACCGTGTTTTCAATCTGGAAAAGATCTATCAGCAATATCGAGAAGTTATCATTCAGATATTGCAGGATGGCATCGAAAGAGGCATTTTTAAGGCTATGGATACAACTTTTACAGCTTCACTATTTATCGGAGCCTTAGACGGAATATTGTTACAATGGTTGATGCAAAAGGATCTGTTTGATACAGCAACACTAGCAGATAATTTTATGAATATATTTATAAATGGAATCAAGAAGAGGTAG
- a CDS encoding MMPL family transporter — protein MRNKLLTKIAEISAKKPGLLLLITLLITIVAMFFAKDLKLSMQFKDLMPQDHALVKGFNEILDNYDSASVIILAATGDEKSLKSFAEDVAPRIKELDEYVARVDYKINTEFMLNNGMMLQKVKDLNDSEELYSDLNLIPWFTHLNDSFEKTYIDDDESISTKQKENNAMMMFDGIDNMVRTMTRFGEGETSNTGADKAAKTFLIGDEYSLSPEKDMIILMIQPKFTIDDIDKVVAAVDKIDEVIAKIVVKYPGLEAGTTGTMSLARDEMVSAEKDMNYTTIIALILILILFIVSFRMWMAPLMAGITMIIGIIWTAGFAAVTVGSLNMMTSMFGVIILGLGIDFSIHIISIYTELRAEGHSIEAALKETFLKSGGGIITGAMTTGFAFYTLMVSNSAGMFQFGLVAGSGVLLCMAATLFVLPSMLVIQDKLGKSQKTKVSTKFNFLGGYSQKLANHPYITIVAVLLITTFLVMSASKITFDYNYLNMEPVGLKSVKLQHLLEDKYDMTPDYALFTTNSIEESEKITEEARDMKMIGYVSSISDYVPSLQKQKDRSVIIDNIRSKLLNNNDITPILNSDKEMLIEQVERLQDNIIELAQLAYMGGQDKLDKKAQILIGDFDDPQNNGSIAELLSVVDGQDNFLKGVNQFQTGFYGAFKKYSLSMASTNIITAAMLPDDIKNQFISKSGDQYLVSMYPKESVWNLSFLERFKNQMNKLDEKITGMPLVFYTLIDIVGQDGRKAALFSLVIIFILLLIDFRSIKLAILAMIPLVLGAIWMIGVMQLVGLQLTLLNVMGLPLILGIGVDDGVHIIHRYSAEKRGSIRRIFTSTGRAVLITSLTTMLAFGSLTFATYRGLGSLGIALFIGVGTCFLVTVTLMPAVLQLIDNKREKLVKEN, from the coding sequence ATGAGAAATAAACTATTAACAAAAATCGCTGAAATATCAGCTAAGAAACCTGGATTGTTATTGCTGATCACCCTGTTGATCACAATTGTTGCCATGTTTTTTGCTAAAGATCTGAAACTTTCTATGCAGTTCAAAGACCTGATGCCGCAAGACCATGCACTCGTAAAGGGATTCAATGAGATCCTCGATAATTATGATTCGGCTTCGGTTATTATTCTGGCAGCTACGGGAGATGAGAAATCACTTAAAAGTTTCGCCGAGGATGTGGCTCCCAGGATCAAAGAACTGGATGAATATGTAGCACGCGTTGATTATAAGATCAATACAGAATTTATGTTGAATAATGGAATGATGCTGCAGAAAGTGAAAGACCTTAATGACAGTGAAGAGCTGTATTCCGATTTGAATCTAATTCCCTGGTTTACTCACTTGAATGACAGCTTTGAGAAAACATATATCGATGATGATGAGAGCATTTCCACAAAACAAAAAGAAAATAATGCCATGATGATGTTTGATGGGATCGACAATATGGTGAGAACCATGACCAGATTTGGAGAAGGCGAAACAAGCAATACTGGAGCTGATAAGGCAGCTAAAACGTTTCTGATTGGTGATGAATATAGTCTTTCTCCCGAAAAGGATATGATAATTCTTATGATCCAGCCGAAATTTACGATTGATGACATAGACAAAGTCGTTGCTGCTGTAGATAAAATTGATGAAGTAATCGCTAAAATAGTGGTGAAATATCCAGGATTGGAAGCAGGCACGACCGGAACGATGTCATTAGCTCGTGATGAAATGGTTTCTGCAGAGAAGGATATGAACTACACTACGATCATCGCCTTGATCCTCATTCTGATCTTGTTCATTGTTTCTTTTAGAATGTGGATGGCTCCACTCATGGCAGGTATCACCATGATAATCGGGATAATTTGGACAGCCGGATTCGCAGCCGTCACTGTGGGCAGTTTGAATATGATGACCTCAATGTTCGGGGTAATAATATTAGGATTGGGCATAGATTTTTCCATCCATATAATCTCGATCTACACAGAATTGCGAGCAGAGGGTCATTCCATTGAAGCTGCGCTCAAAGAAACTTTCCTCAAATCGGGGGGAGGGATAATTACCGGAGCTATGACAACGGGCTTTGCTTTCTACACATTAATGGTCTCAAATTCAGCAGGAATGTTTCAATTTGGACTGGTAGCGGGAAGTGGTGTGCTTCTTTGCATGGCTGCTACATTATTCGTGCTGCCTTCTATGCTTGTGATACAGGATAAATTGGGGAAATCTCAAAAAACAAAGGTTTCCACTAAATTCAATTTCCTGGGTGGCTATTCTCAGAAACTGGCAAATCACCCATATATTACAATTGTAGCAGTTCTTTTGATAACTACATTTTTAGTGATGTCTGCATCAAAGATAACATTTGATTATAATTATCTGAATATGGAACCAGTGGGATTGAAATCAGTCAAACTACAACATCTTTTAGAAGATAAATATGATATGACACCGGATTATGCACTCTTCACGACCAATTCCATTGAAGAATCGGAAAAGATCACAGAAGAAGCCCGGGACATGAAAATGATAGGTTATGTTTCTTCTATTTCGGATTATGTTCCCAGCCTGCAGAAGCAAAAAGATCGCAGTGTAATCATCGACAATATCCGCTCCAAACTATTGAATAATAATGATATAACACCAATTCTGAATTCAGATAAAGAGATGTTGATCGAGCAGGTAGAACGCCTGCAGGATAACATCATCGAGCTGGCTCAACTTGCTTATATGGGTGGTCAGGATAAATTGGACAAAAAGGCTCAGATCCTGATCGGAGATTTTGATGATCCCCAAAATAATGGTTCAATAGCAGAGCTGTTGTCAGTTGTAGATGGGCAAGATAACTTTTTAAAGGGCGTTAATCAATTCCAGACAGGGTTTTATGGTGCTTTCAAGAAATATTCACTTTCTATGGCTTCCACTAACATCATCACTGCCGCAATGTTGCCGGATGATATCAAAAACCAGTTCATCAGCAAATCAGGAGATCAGTACCTTGTTTCCATGTATCCCAAAGAAAGTGTGTGGAATCTGTCCTTTCTGGAGCGCTTCAAAAATCAGATGAACAAACTGGATGAAAAGATCACCGGTATGCCTTTAGTATTTTATACGCTCATCGACATAGTGGGGCAGGACGGCAGAAAAGCTGCACTCTTTTCTTTGGTCATCATATTTATCTTATTGCTGATAGATTTTCGGAGCATCAAACTGGCAATATTAGCAATGATCCCGCTTGTTCTGGGTGCAATCTGGATGATAGGGGTGATGCAGCTGGTTGGATTGCAACTCACTTTATTGAATGTGATGGGGCTTCCTTTGATCCTGGGGATCGGAGTGGATGACGGAGTTCACATTATCCATCGCTATTCTGCCGAAAAACGAGGCAGTATCAGGAGAATATTCACATCCACTGGAAGAGCCGTCCTGATTACAAGTTTAACCACGATGCTGGCTTTCGGTTCATTAACATTCGCAACTTACCGTGGTTTGGGAAGTTTGGGGATAGCATTGTTTATTGGTGTGGGAACCTGCTTTTTGGTTACAGTTACCTTAATGCCGGCTGTTTTGCAATTGATAGATAATAAACGTGAGAAACTGGTTAAGGAGAACTAA
- a CDS encoding outer membrane lipoprotein-sorting protein produces the protein MKRNIILLLILAIAMLLVADPTVDEIIANVDKTERVESSFSTGKQIILTSSGKERTLEMKTYSKDENDKQLMVYTGPGRVKGDKILMLNDGDDIWFFTPKTDRVRHLASHAKKKKVQGSDFSYEDLSAGNLADENDYKLLGTEKIADRECYKLELLPKPNGTHYSKMILWADTERFITMQVDYYEGDELLKQLTMSNIEFIDGQWVAKKMVMINLLEGGETTLLIDNIEFGKKLDDNIFTTNNLKKH, from the coding sequence ATGAAAAGAAATATAATACTATTATTAATATTGGCAATAGCAATGTTGTTAGTAGCCGATCCCACTGTTGATGAGATCATTGCAAATGTTGACAAAACCGAAAGAGTGGAATCAAGTTTCAGCACAGGTAAACAGATAATCCTTACATCTTCCGGGAAAGAAAGAACCCTGGAGATGAAGACATATTCCAAAGATGAAAACGATAAGCAATTGATGGTATACACCGGACCCGGAAGAGTGAAAGGTGATAAAATACTGATGCTTAATGACGGAGATGATATCTGGTTTTTCACTCCCAAAACTGATCGAGTCAGGCATCTTGCCAGCCATGCCAAAAAAAAGAAAGTGCAGGGAAGCGATTTCTCTTATGAAGATCTAAGTGCTGGTAACCTGGCAGATGAAAATGATTATAAATTGCTGGGAACAGAAAAAATCGCTGACAGGGAATGCTACAAACTGGAATTATTACCAAAACCTAATGGTACTCATTATTCCAAAATGATATTATGGGCAGACACAGAAAGATTTATTACCATGCAGGTAGATTATTATGAAGGCGATGAATTATTGAAGCAGTTGACCATGAGTAATATTGAATTTATTGATGGACAGTGGGTGGCTAAGAAAATGGTGATGATAAACCTGCTGGAAGGTGGTGAAACAACTTTGCTGATAGATAACATAGAATTTGGCAAAAAGCTGGATGATAATATCTTTACAACTAACAATCTTAAAAAACATTAA